In Desulfosediminicola ganghwensis, a single window of DNA contains:
- a CDS encoding Tex family protein — MEPTTCVKTISTSLQLIPQNVQGVISLLEDGCTVPFIARYRKEATGSLDEVEITRIRDELHLFQEITKRRETILATIKSQGALTSELKDAITKAQSLSVLEDLYLPYRPKRRTRATIAREAGLEPLAESLYSKPQVPFSLERFLRSLEQEMSEESALAGARDIIAERISEHQQSRQALRRLFAEKAVIISKVVEKNREKAEKYRDYLDWQEPVKKIAGHRLLAMLRGENEKLLTLSLRPPPEDGIAALYPFHITKKTGRAEQVRLAIEDGYNRLLAPSLENELRKTLKEQADLEAIEVFAGNIKELLLASPLGQKRVLALDPGFRTGAKLVCLDGQGSLLESTTIFPTQSAKQQAAAAETVLRLVKKHQIEAIGVGSGTAGRETEEFIRGLSLPGDIIITMVNEDGASVYSASETARKEFPDLDLTVRGAISIGRRLQDPLAELVKIDPKAIGVGQYQHDVDQKALKQGLDDVVEYCVNSVGVEVNSASAELLTYVSGVGPMIATNIVEYRTQNGPFTTRKQLLKVPRLGPKAFEQCAGFVRVAASKNPLDRSAVHPERYPIVTQMAKDAGADVAQLMRSENLRKNIKLENYLTETIGLPTLKDIIAELARPGRDPRQAFISFSFAEGINTVDDLEPGMVLPAIITNVTKFGAFADIGVHQDGLIHISQLADRFVKDPADVVKTRQHVKVKVLEVDKERKRISLSLKNVVQ, encoded by the coding sequence ATGGAACCAACCACCTGCGTTAAAACGATCAGCACCAGCCTTCAATTAATTCCGCAAAACGTGCAGGGCGTCATATCCCTGCTCGAAGATGGTTGTACGGTCCCCTTTATAGCCCGGTACAGAAAAGAAGCCACAGGCTCCCTGGATGAAGTCGAGATAACCCGGATCAGGGACGAATTACATCTTTTTCAGGAAATAACCAAGCGCAGAGAAACTATTCTCGCGACGATTAAAAGCCAGGGAGCACTTACATCAGAGCTCAAGGATGCCATTACCAAAGCTCAATCGTTATCCGTTCTGGAAGATCTCTATCTGCCGTACCGGCCAAAGAGAAGAACACGGGCAACCATTGCCAGAGAAGCCGGGCTCGAGCCTCTCGCTGAGAGCTTGTACAGCAAACCACAGGTCCCCTTTTCGCTAGAAAGATTTTTACGCTCTCTTGAGCAGGAGATGAGCGAGGAAAGCGCTCTTGCCGGTGCCCGTGACATCATCGCAGAACGAATCAGTGAGCACCAGCAATCACGGCAGGCACTGCGGAGATTGTTTGCCGAAAAAGCAGTCATTATCTCGAAGGTGGTTGAAAAAAACCGGGAAAAAGCAGAAAAGTACCGCGACTATCTGGATTGGCAGGAACCGGTGAAAAAAATTGCAGGCCACAGGCTTTTGGCAATGTTGCGCGGTGAAAATGAAAAATTGCTCACACTCTCACTACGACCACCGCCAGAAGATGGTATTGCAGCACTCTACCCTTTCCATATTACCAAGAAAACAGGCCGAGCCGAGCAGGTCCGCCTGGCAATCGAAGATGGATACAACAGACTTCTTGCACCATCGCTCGAAAACGAATTACGCAAGACCCTCAAGGAGCAGGCCGACCTTGAGGCAATTGAAGTTTTTGCCGGTAACATAAAAGAATTGCTCCTTGCTTCTCCTCTTGGGCAAAAACGGGTACTGGCATTGGACCCGGGCTTTCGTACCGGAGCGAAACTGGTCTGCCTTGATGGCCAGGGATCTTTACTTGAATCAACCACCATTTTCCCGACTCAGTCCGCAAAACAGCAAGCAGCTGCAGCTGAAACCGTTCTTCGACTGGTAAAGAAACATCAGATCGAGGCCATCGGAGTTGGCAGTGGCACCGCTGGTCGTGAAACGGAAGAGTTTATCAGAGGGCTCAGTCTTCCTGGTGATATCATTATTACCATGGTCAATGAAGATGGTGCTTCAGTCTATTCGGCTTCAGAGACTGCGCGTAAAGAATTTCCTGATCTGGATCTCACTGTCCGTGGTGCCATATCCATAGGCCGGCGTCTGCAAGATCCTCTGGCTGAACTGGTTAAAATAGACCCTAAAGCAATTGGTGTTGGCCAGTACCAGCACGATGTCGACCAGAAAGCGCTGAAGCAAGGCCTTGATGACGTTGTTGAATATTGCGTAAACAGCGTTGGCGTAGAGGTAAACAGTGCCAGTGCAGAGCTTTTAACATACGTATCGGGCGTAGGGCCAATGATTGCAACCAACATCGTTGAGTACCGTACGCAAAACGGCCCCTTTACCACTCGTAAACAGCTCCTTAAAGTTCCCCGGCTCGGCCCCAAGGCCTTTGAACAATGTGCCGGTTTTGTAAGAGTTGCAGCAAGTAAGAACCCTCTTGATAGAAGCGCTGTCCATCCTGAACGATATCCTATTGTCACTCAAATGGCAAAAGATGCGGGAGCGGATGTTGCCCAGTTGATGCGCTCGGAGAATCTTCGAAAGAACATCAAACTTGAAAATTATCTCACCGAAACGATCGGCCTGCCGACCTTAAAGGACATCATCGCCGAATTGGCGCGACCGGGGCGCGATCCGCGTCAGGCCTTCATCAGCTTCAGTTTCGCGGAAGGCATCAATACTGTCGACGATCTGGAACCTGGAATGGTGCTGCCCGCAATTATTACCAATGTTACCAAATTCGGGGCCTTTGCCGATATAGGCGTTCATCAGGATGGTCTGATCCACATCAGCCAACTTGCAGATCGCTTCGTAAAAGATCCGGCTGATGTGGTAAAAACCAGGCAACATGTAAAAGTAAAAGTGTTGGAGGTGGACAAGGAAAGAAAGCGTATATCACTCTCATTGAAAAACGTTGTCCAATAA
- a CDS encoding FHA domain-containing protein — protein sequence MDEKRKIVEIVKVRAVLKALTPEAIEAMPQPQRVNDMVIIRKFPFRIGRESRVRMVDGRIVRVERPKLGGREPNNDLYLLDGGELLNISREHLQLEKHPDGYKLIDRGSACGVRIGERAVGGCDDGGEMELVDGDVFVMGTTQSPYRYQFIVLDE from the coding sequence ATGGATGAAAAGCGAAAGATAGTTGAGATTGTCAAAGTACGAGCTGTGCTGAAAGCTCTGACGCCGGAAGCGATCGAAGCCATGCCTCAGCCCCAGCGGGTTAATGATATGGTGATTATTAGAAAATTCCCATTTCGCATAGGCCGGGAGTCCAGAGTACGAATGGTCGATGGACGAATTGTGCGGGTCGAACGACCAAAACTTGGAGGACGGGAACCCAATAACGATCTTTACCTGTTAGACGGAGGGGAATTACTCAACATCTCCAGGGAGCATCTGCAACTGGAAAAACATCCTGATGGCTATAAGCTCATTGACCGCGGCAGTGCCTGTGGCGTTCGCATCGGCGAGAGGGCAGTTGGCGGCTGTGATGATGGGGGAGAGATGGAGCTGGTGGACGGTGACGTTTTTGTGATGGGAACCACTCAGTCACCGTACCGCTATCAATTTATTGTTCTGGATGAATAG
- the folP gene encoding dihydropteroate synthase, with translation MRTIRTRIMGILNVTPDSFSDGGSFDSIDKAVHHATELIEAGADILDVGGESTRPYAEPVSLQDELARTIPVIKAVRELHSTPISIDTTKAEVARQALAAGANIINDISALNHDPEMIEVVQETDAPVVIMHMQGTPADMQDRPEYQDIISDILTFFEKRIEWMVANNVDRKRIIVDPGIGFGKTLSHNLAIIRHLDRFRTLGQQVLLGHSRKSFLGLLTGMEAEQRDLSTAVVSALAVQSRIDIIRVHNVEATRQALQIAEAIHPEQ, from the coding sequence ATGCGAACCATACGAACCAGAATCATGGGGATACTGAACGTAACCCCTGATTCCTTTTCCGACGGCGGCAGTTTTGATTCGATTGACAAGGCAGTACACCACGCCACAGAGTTAATTGAAGCAGGAGCAGACATTCTGGATGTGGGCGGGGAATCAACCCGCCCATATGCAGAACCTGTATCCCTGCAGGATGAACTTGCCCGCACCATTCCTGTAATCAAGGCAGTTCGTGAACTGCACTCCACCCCTATCTCCATTGACACCACCAAAGCAGAGGTAGCCAGACAGGCACTCGCTGCCGGAGCCAACATCATCAACGATATCAGTGCGCTGAATCATGATCCTGAAATGATCGAAGTTGTTCAGGAGACAGATGCACCAGTTGTCATCATGCATATGCAGGGTACCCCCGCCGACATGCAGGATAGACCTGAATATCAGGATATCATTTCAGATATCCTAACGTTTTTTGAAAAACGTATTGAGTGGATGGTCGCAAATAACGTTGACAGGAAACGAATTATTGTTGACCCGGGCATCGGTTTCGGCAAGACTCTATCTCATAATCTGGCAATAATCAGACATCTGGACAGGTTCCGCACCCTCGGCCAGCAGGTACTTCTTGGCCACTCCAGAAAGAGTTTTCTCGGCCTGCTCACCGGCATGGAAGCAGAACAGCGGGATCTCAGTACCGCAGTGGTATCAGCCCTCGCTGTTCAAAGCAGAATCGACATTATCAGAGTACATAATGTCGAGGCCACCAGGCAGGCTTTGCAGATAGCGGAAGCTATTCATCCAGAACAATAA